A window of the Opitutaceae bacterium genome harbors these coding sequences:
- a CDS encoding GNAT family N-acetyltransferase, with the protein MKIEIRTATPGDRIQWGRLRLELWPDCPPDRHRLEMTQLSSRPGIVALALVDRELAGSAEVSVRSDHVEGTVSAPVPYLEGWFVRPAYRGHGVGRALLSFVEQWAVSEGFSELASDAELSNDHSIRLHTMLGFREAGRSVHFVKTLKTDGAVTSATANRDSVRQEH; encoded by the coding sequence ATGAAGATCGAAATCAGGACGGCTACTCCTGGCGACCGGATTCAATGGGGCCGGCTGCGCTTGGAACTCTGGCCTGATTGTCCGCCCGATCGCCACCGCCTCGAGATGACACAGCTTTCCAGCCGTCCCGGGATAGTCGCACTGGCCCTAGTCGACCGGGAGTTGGCGGGGTCCGCCGAAGTCTCGGTGAGATCTGATCATGTGGAAGGTACTGTCTCCGCGCCAGTCCCCTATTTGGAGGGATGGTTCGTTCGGCCAGCCTATCGAGGGCACGGTGTCGGTCGCGCGCTCCTTTCATTCGTTGAGCAGTGGGCGGTTTCGGAAGGATTCAGCGAGCTTGCCAGCGATGCCGAACTTTCGAACGATCATAGCATCCGGCTTCATACGATGCTCGGATTCAGGGAAGCCGGCAGGAGTGTGCATTTTGTCAAAACACTGAAAACCGACGGAGCCGTGACAAGCGCGACAGCCAACCGGGACAGCGTGCGGCAAGAACATTGA
- a CDS encoding class I SAM-dependent methyltransferase: protein MKFAKQMPANRNRSAYDQWSEMYDLDPNPHTAMEEDDVVDMVAAAPGEHILDAACGTGRYCRLFQSKEAHVVGIDFSEGMLRVARQKMPTVAFRCVDLTGILPFPEASFDKINCAQALKHLPDLTIPLAEFARVLKPSGTITFSVTHPEMDWESYEMSSTLSFNLAAESDIHQHRFWQYFEAIDRAGLRLSAFRQTPVGEKIRKYLTPESYQKVRGRYQIAIFQARKSETANPPAVPDDVSNTL from the coding sequence TTGAAATTCGCCAAACAAATGCCTGCGAACAGGAACAGAAGCGCATACGATCAGTGGTCGGAAATGTATGATCTCGATCCGAATCCCCACACGGCGATGGAGGAGGATGACGTTGTGGACATGGTCGCCGCCGCGCCGGGGGAGCACATCCTTGACGCGGCCTGTGGAACCGGGAGGTATTGCCGTTTGTTTCAGAGTAAGGAAGCACACGTTGTGGGGATTGACTTTTCAGAGGGCATGCTGCGTGTTGCGCGACAGAAAATGCCGACCGTCGCTTTTCGCTGTGTGGACCTGACGGGCATTCTTCCCTTTCCGGAGGCCAGCTTCGACAAAATCAACTGCGCACAAGCGCTGAAGCACCTTCCTGATCTGACGATTCCGCTGGCGGAATTTGCGCGCGTCTTGAAACCGTCCGGCACGATCACTTTTTCAGTGACGCATCCCGAAATGGACTGGGAGAGCTATGAGATGTCTTCCACGCTTTCATTCAATCTTGCTGCGGAATCCGACATCCACCAGCACCGATTCTGGCAATACTTCGAGGCGATCGATCGGGCTGGTCTTCGCCTGTCGGCATTCCGTCAAACGCCAGTGGGCGAGAAGATCCGGAAGTATCTGACTCCTGAATCCTATCAGAAAGTCAGAGGCCGCTATCAGATCGCGATATTCCAGGCGAGGAAATCGGAGACAGCCAATCCACCAGCTGTACCGGATGATGTATCCAATACCTTATGA